GGGCCAAGGATAGATGGGGATCATTCACCGCATTCCAAAAGGGATCTTGCCAGAGAGAGCGAATGACTGGGAAAATCCGACCTTTGGTGGCTAACTGCAAGTATTTATCTATATTTGCAGGCTGAATAAAGTAGGCGGCGAAGCTTTCTGCAGCTTCAAGCTGGTCGGTGTCTTTCAAAATGGCCAGTTGTTTGATGCTGAGAATGGAGCGATGGGGACTGCCATCTGGCTTGTTGGGCCAAGGAATGGTGCGAATCTGGTTGAAATAGTAGTCCGTGGACTGTCGATTGTAGGGCGTATCTGGCTGCCGCTGACTAAAGGGCACCGATAGGGTACTGTTGACCGTCATCAGGGACTGTTGCTCAAGAAAACTGATATTGTTACCTGAATCCGTCCATTCCACGGCGGCAGGAGGAATATAGCCATCTCGGTAGAAGCCAACAAATTGCTGAATCGTGTCGATCAGTCCTTGGCGAATACCTGGTTCCTCAATCCGAAGGTTTCCTTGTTCATCTACCACCTCTAGGTTGTAGGCGTCTAGAAATTGCTCAAATTGCCAGAATGTGTCTGTCCCTAGATCCGAAAGACAAAGACCAATACCATAAACCGTATCCTTGCCCTGATCCCGCAACTGGGTATGGGCAGTCTGCCAAAACTGCCAAAACTCATTCCATGTGTTGGGAATCTCATCGTTATACAGCCCTGCTTCTGTCAAAAGCGGCTGCCAATAGTGCAGATGCACCGTATTCTGCCCAAACGGAAGCGCATAGTAGCTGCGCGCTTGGGTGACATTATTTTGGTAGTACACCGACTCCAAGGCCGTGGGTGTAATGGTGTCTTGAATCGGTTCCACCAAGTGGGAAACATCTGCCAATTGATCGTTCCAGGCAAGGCGAGGGAAGAGATTGGTATC
This sequence is a window from Candidatus Obscuribacterales bacterium. Protein-coding genes within it:
- a CDS encoding ABC transporter substrate-binding protein; translation: MVTFKQILRVFILASLTLGLITCAQGTPVIQSDADSEAMPAGVETVADDKLTIWWTQGFLPEENEVIVQLVSDWEQASGFEANLVLLPDRDILGDTQRAIEEERSPDVVFSFPADTNLFPRLAWNDQLADVSHLVEPIQDTITPTALESVYYQNNVTQARSYYALPFGQNTVHLHYWQPLLTEAGLYNDEIPNTWNEFWQFWQTAHTQLRDQGKDTVYGIGLCLSDLGTDTFWQFEQFLDAYNLEVVDEQGNLRIEEPGIRQGLIDTIQQFVGFYRDGYIPPAAVEWTDSGNNISFLEQQSLMTVNSTLSVPFSQRQPDTPYNRQSTDYYFNQIRTIPWPNKPDGSPHRSILSIKQLAILKDTDQLEAAESFAAYFIQPANIDKYLQLATKGRIFPVIRSLWQDPFWNAVNDPHLSLALQQHQQDTRPSYQVYAPAYSKVLQDNVWAKAILQVLNDGVSPEQATDQAIARVKQIFGEWS